The following proteins are co-located in the Hemicordylus capensis ecotype Gifberg chromosome 11, rHemCap1.1.pri, whole genome shotgun sequence genome:
- the CYSLTR1 gene encoding cysteinyl leukotriene receptor 1 isoform X2: protein MLQHQMDSMAAGENVTSLAITTNVCADGSIDEFRYQVYPLMYSVICILGFLGNGLVLCVLIKTYQEKTAFRIYMINLAISDLLFVCTLPLRVIYFMNGGNWLFGDFMCRVSSYTLYVNLYCSIFFMTAMSFFRCRAIVFPIQNLQFITEKKARLLCVAIWLFVTLTSTPFLVQGTYKDDVNNKTKCLEPPENHRLLRVVVLHYISLLIGFIFPLVTIAACYAMIIRTLLKNALQKKEAVRKKAVWMIIIVTLTFLLSFTPYHIQRTVHLHFLMRKDTSCADKIYMQKSVVITLSMAAFNCCFDPLLYFFSGSSFRQRLRTLRKSSASSMSQSHRIKMSLKNLNDIDKEEAHEEKAHEEKAHEEKEHAQEANTSAILLSRGHNSCAMEA from the coding sequence ATGCTTCAACACCAGATGGATTCCATGGCTGCTGGCGAAAACGTAACAAGTTTAGCTATAACCACCAATGTATGCGCTGATGGCTCTATTGATGAGTTCCGGTATCAAGTGTACCCTCTCATGTACTCTGTCATCTGTATACTGGGCTTTCTGGGGAATGGCTTAGTGTTGTGTGTCCTTATAAAAACGTACCAAGAGAAGACAGCTTTCCGGATCTACATGATCAATCTTGCTATTTCGGACCTCTTGTTTGTCTGCACGCTGCCTTTACGGGTGATATACTTCATGAACGGAGGCAACTGGCTCTTTGGAGACTTTATGTGCCGAGTCAGTTCATACACATTGTACGTCAACTTGTACTGTAGCATCTTCTTCATGACAGCCATGAGCTTCTTCCGCTGCAGAGCCATCGTCTTCCCCATCCAGAACCTCCAGTTTATCACCGAGAAAAAAGCCAGGCTGCTCTGTGTCGCCATTTGGCTCTTTGTCACATTGACGTCGACACCATTTTTGGTGCAAGGCACATACAAGGATGATgtgaacaacaaaacaaaatgcttGGAGCCTCCGGAGAACCATCGCTTGTTGAGGGTGGTGGTCTTGCATTACATCTCCTTGTTGATCGGCTTCATCTTCCCACTTGTCACCATTGCTGCCTGCTACGCCATGATTATAAGGACCTTGTTGAAAAACGCACTGCAGAAGAAAGAAGCAGTCCGTAAAAAAGCCGTCTGGATGATCATCATTGTAACCCTGACGTTCCTGTTGAGCTTCACTCCATATCACATTCAACGCACAGTCCACCTCCATTTCCTCATGAGAAAGGACACCAGCTGTGCGGATAAGATCTACATGCAGAAATCTGTGGTCATCACGCTTTCTATGGCCGCTTTCAATTGTTGCTTCGATCCACTTCTCTACTTCTTTTCTGGCAGCAGCTTTCGCCAAAGGCTTCGAACTCTTCGGAAGAGCTCTGCCTCCAGCATGTCACAGTCTCACCGGATAAAGATGTCCTTAAAGAACCTGAACGACATCGATAAAGAAGAGGCACACGAAGAAAAGGCACACGAAGAAAAGGCACATGAAGAGAAAGAACATGCGCAAGAAGCGAACACATCTGCCATTCTCCTTAGCAGAGGCCACAACTCATGTGCTATGGAAGCCTGA
- the CYSLTR1 gene encoding cysteinyl leukotriene receptor 1 isoform X1, with amino-acid sequence MPLGAHRQEDLSWEMLQHQMDSMAAGENVTSLAITTNVCADGSIDEFRYQVYPLMYSVICILGFLGNGLVLCVLIKTYQEKTAFRIYMINLAISDLLFVCTLPLRVIYFMNGGNWLFGDFMCRVSSYTLYVNLYCSIFFMTAMSFFRCRAIVFPIQNLQFITEKKARLLCVAIWLFVTLTSTPFLVQGTYKDDVNNKTKCLEPPENHRLLRVVVLHYISLLIGFIFPLVTIAACYAMIIRTLLKNALQKKEAVRKKAVWMIIIVTLTFLLSFTPYHIQRTVHLHFLMRKDTSCADKIYMQKSVVITLSMAAFNCCFDPLLYFFSGSSFRQRLRTLRKSSASSMSQSHRIKMSLKNLNDIDKEEAHEEKAHEEKAHEEKEHAQEANTSAILLSRGHNSCAMEA; translated from the exons atgccactgggggcccacaggcaagag GATTTGAGTTGGGAGATGCTTCAACACCAGATGGATTCCATGGCTGCTGGCGAAAACGTAACAAGTTTAGCTATAACCACCAATGTATGCGCTGATGGCTCTATTGATGAGTTCCGGTATCAAGTGTACCCTCTCATGTACTCTGTCATCTGTATACTGGGCTTTCTGGGGAATGGCTTAGTGTTGTGTGTCCTTATAAAAACGTACCAAGAGAAGACAGCTTTCCGGATCTACATGATCAATCTTGCTATTTCGGACCTCTTGTTTGTCTGCACGCTGCCTTTACGGGTGATATACTTCATGAACGGAGGCAACTGGCTCTTTGGAGACTTTATGTGCCGAGTCAGTTCATACACATTGTACGTCAACTTGTACTGTAGCATCTTCTTCATGACAGCCATGAGCTTCTTCCGCTGCAGAGCCATCGTCTTCCCCATCCAGAACCTCCAGTTTATCACCGAGAAAAAAGCCAGGCTGCTCTGTGTCGCCATTTGGCTCTTTGTCACATTGACGTCGACACCATTTTTGGTGCAAGGCACATACAAGGATGATgtgaacaacaaaacaaaatgcttGGAGCCTCCGGAGAACCATCGCTTGTTGAGGGTGGTGGTCTTGCATTACATCTCCTTGTTGATCGGCTTCATCTTCCCACTTGTCACCATTGCTGCCTGCTACGCCATGATTATAAGGACCTTGTTGAAAAACGCACTGCAGAAGAAAGAAGCAGTCCGTAAAAAAGCCGTCTGGATGATCATCATTGTAACCCTGACGTTCCTGTTGAGCTTCACTCCATATCACATTCAACGCACAGTCCACCTCCATTTCCTCATGAGAAAGGACACCAGCTGTGCGGATAAGATCTACATGCAGAAATCTGTGGTCATCACGCTTTCTATGGCCGCTTTCAATTGTTGCTTCGATCCACTTCTCTACTTCTTTTCTGGCAGCAGCTTTCGCCAAAGGCTTCGAACTCTTCGGAAGAGCTCTGCCTCCAGCATGTCACAGTCTCACCGGATAAAGATGTCCTTAAAGAACCTGAACGACATCGATAAAGAAGAGGCACACGAAGAAAAGGCACACGAAGAAAAGGCACATGAAGAGAAAGAACATGCGCAAGAAGCGAACACATCTGCCATTCTCCTTAGCAGAGGCCACAACTCATGTGCTATGGAAGCCTGA